GGAAAAGATTTCCAGGGTTTGGAACGCGCCCCCATAGACAGCGATGATTTCCGGAACGGTTTCCACCACCACCGCAGCGACGTTGACCACCACCAGGATGGACAGGAAAACGTCATACCAATCGAACACGCTGCGATTGTGCTCAGGGTGGCGCGCGACCTCCACGAGGTCCCAGATTTTCTTGCGGTGGCGATCGAACATCGGTGGTGGCCTCCGGAGTGATACCAAAGCACCAGAGTAATATTCCCCCGACTTGGTTTGGCGACCGAGGCGGGATTGGGGCCAAGAATCCGTTTTCCTTCCTAGCTTAACTCCCACATGACCGAGAACCCTTCCCAATCGCCAGTGGAGTCGGATCTTCCGCAGGAATCCCCGCCGATACCGCGAGGGGTCGGTTGGTGGCAGTTTCTGATGTCGCTTCTGGTCTGTGTGGGCATCGTGGGCTGGGGAGCGCCGTGGATCCTGGCGAAGGTCCGTGTTTCCCGGTTGACGGCATTGATGTCTCTCGTGGGGGAGTTGCGGTCGGGTGTCGGACGCTACCAAGCGGATGTCGGTACCATTCTCCCCTTGGATCCGAGCGGACAGGGTGTGTCCAGGCCTTCCTCGCTGCCTGCGGAGCCTTGGTCGCTGGCCTGGGTCCTGACTCAGGAGATCCCCCCTTCCGCCCGAGGCGCATGGGCGCGCTTCCGGGGGCCTTATCTTCGCCGGGTGCGTCTGGGAACCCCCCCCTTGGGGCGCGATCTGCGACTGGATGCCGCCGTGGTCGGGACAGGCAGAGCCCAAACTCCCGTCCCTGGATTCCATCCCGTGGCACTCGGCGGCGAGGGCTCCATCCCGCAGGGTCATACGGCGGTCTGGCTGTCGATCGATCAGGTGGACCGCGAAGATTTCCTGCGGTTTGACGAAATGATCGATCGATTCCCCAGAAAAAGCAGCGCCCCGGAAAACCAGGGGGAGGCGCTTTGGGCGCCGAAGGATGGCGGGACGCTCCAGATTCTGATCTTGCATCGGTGAAGGCAGCGTGATCCTTCTCGAACGCACGATTTAGGTTACCTTCATTCTTTCCTCCAATTTTTGCCGAAGACCGGTGAACAGAGAATGAACAAAGACCTGATCGACCTCCTGCCTTGGGGAGAGCAAGCCGTCCTTGAACTCATCGAGGATGCTGCCACCCAGAAGCACCTCCTGAAGACGCGGGGACCGGATACCGAATTCGCAGGTCGCACGGCGGCGCTGTATTTCGAAAAGCCTTCCTTGCGCACCCGGGTGACCTTCGAAGTGGCCATGAACCAGAAGGGTGGTTCGGCGTTGATGCTGGATGCCGGCACCATCGGCATCGGCAAGCGGGAAAGCCTCGAGGACGTGGCGCGGAACCTGGAGCGCTGGCTGGATGTGTTGGTTTGCCGCACCTTTTCCCACAAACTGGTGGAAGAACTGGCGCGTTTGGCCAAGATTCCGGTGATCAACGCCCTCACCGATGTTTCCCACCCCTGCCAGGCGATCGCCTTCGCCCAGACGGCCATCGAGCATCGCGCCAAGTTGGACGGCCTCACGCTGGTCTTCGTGGGAGACGGCAACAACGTGGCGCGCTCCCTGGCGGAGCTCGCGGCGTTGACCGGGATGAACTTCACCCTGGCGTGTCCGGGCGGATTTGAGTTGCCTGCGGATTTCGTGAGCCAGGTGCAACCATTCTTCGCACGCAGGGACCGGCGCTTTGTGCAGTCCAACGACCCGAAGACCGCCGTGGCGGGAGCCGACTTCCTCTACGGGGACGTGTGGGTTTCCATGGGACAGGAAGGCGAGAAGGATGCCAAGACATCCCACTTCCTGCCCTTCCAGATCAACGCGAGCCTGTTGGATGCCGCCGGTTCCCAAGCGTTGGTCACCCATTGCTTGCCCGCCCATCGCGGGGAAGAAATCACCGATGATGTCATGGACGGTCCAAAAGCGGTATGCTTCGACGAAGCTGAAAATCGTCTGCATGCCCAGAAGGCCGTTTTGAGACGATTGTTCCGCGCCACCGGGAGGCTGTGATGCCCATTGCCAGGATCGCTACAGGGATCGAGGGTCTAGACCGCATGACGGGAGGCGGATTCGTCGAACGCTCCGCCAACCTCGTGGAAGGAGCTCCCGGCACCGGGAAGACCACCCTTGGTCTGCAGTTTCTGGTGCGAGGCATCGAGGAACGCGGCGAAGCGGGCCTGTACATCACGTTCGAAGAATTTCCGGCGCAGCTCTACGCCGATGCCCGGCGCATGGGCTGGGATCTGGAACGCTACGAGAGCGAAGGAAAACTGCGGATCCTGTTCACCACTCCCACCGATCTGTTGGCGGGCATGGAAGACATGGACGGCTCCATCGAGCGTGTGATCGAGGAGCTTTCCATTCGCCGCGTGGTGGTGGACTCCCTGAGCCACTTCGAGTTTTTGACCGACGACCCGTTCCAGTTGCGCGACATCGAATTCCGTCTGGTTTCCGCCTTCAAGCGGGAAGGTTGCACGTCCGTGTTCTTGCGGGAAAACGGCAACATCCTTGGCGACACCAACAGCCAGAGCCGGTCGCCGTTCGTGGTCGACTCGTTCATCATCTTGCGGTACGTGGAGTTGGACAGCGCGGTTTCCAAGGCGATGCTCGTCCTGAAGATGCGCGGCTCGTCGCACGCCACCGACATCCGTCGCTACCGGATTGCCCAAGGCGGCATCGTGGTGGAAGAAAAGTTCCTGGGCCAAGAAGGCATTCTCGGCGGAGCGCCGCGCAAGTCCCGCGCGGACGCGTTCGTGGAGGCGTTCGGTAAAAAAAGATGAGCTTCCTTCCCTTCCTATCCTGTCTGTTGATCGGATCCCTCGCCTTGGTGGGGATCGCGATCGGGATGTTCTACCGAAAGAAATTCGGTGACTCCACGCACGGCTGGACCTTGGGGGTTGGGGCCATGCTGGGGATTGTCGGTTCCGCACTCCAGGGCTGGTCTTCCTTGGTGGGCAACCTGGTGATGCTCACCGGCGGGATCTTCCTGGTTGTCGGAGCCTACTGGCTTTGGTACGTGATGTTGGGGTCCCGGAAATGATTCCATTCGGCATGCTTGTCTGGCATTTGGGATTCGTGGTCCTTTTGGCCGTGGTTTGGCGCCTTTCGGTCCGGTTGGGTCGAGCGATGCGCGACGACGTCGGCTCTTTGGTCTTGTTGCCCGTTTCGGCGGGAATCATCGCCCTTGCCGCGGTCTGTTGGCAGGTCTCCATGTGGATGCCTGCGGCGCTATGGGTGGCTTTTGGGCTGGATCTGCTGGCATGCGGACTGGCTTGGTATGCAGCCCTCCATTGTTGGGGCTGGCTTTGGAACGAACTACGCGGTTCGGCTTCTTCGGGGGGATAAATGGCTCGCATCCTGGTGATCGACGATGAAGAGGATATGGCCAACGTCATCCGACTCGTGCTGGAGACCGATGGTCATACGGTGCAGACGGAACTTGATCCAGCCCGTGCCGTGGTGGCCGCACAGGAGTTCTCTCCGGAATTGGTCCTGATGGATCTGGTCATGCCGGGGATGGACGGTCACCAGGTCTTCCGCGCTCTGCGCGAAGTGCCGGCATTGAATGCGGTGCCGTTTGCGTTTCTCACCAGCCGCGACCGGTCCATCGATCTGATGGTGGGCATCCATGTGCTGGGTGCGTCGGACTTCATCACCAAGCCCTTCGATCGCGTGGATCTGCTGGCTCGGGTGCGGAAGCTCCTGGGCAAATAACGTGCTGGGGGACGCCCTGGAATTGTCCGGGGTTCGCACCCACAACTTGCGAAACATCGACGTCGCGTTTCCGCGTGGTCGGTGGACAGCCATCTGCGGCGTTTCCGGATCGGGAAAGTCGAGTCTCGCCTTCCACACCCTCCATGCGGAGTCTGAGCGACGCTGGCTTTCCACGCTGCCGGCTTGGCGACGCCTTCTGGCAGACAGCCTTGCGAGACCTCCCCTGGAGTCCGCTCGCGGCCTGACTCCCACGGCGGCCTTGCGTCAGGAGTCGGCGGAAGGGTATGCGGGGACCTTGGCCTCCCTCAGCGGCTTGCGGGAGCCCTTGGCGGCGCTCTGGGCTGCCGTCTCGGTCCCCGTCTCACCGCAAACGGGGCTTGTCATGCGCGCGCACTCCCCCGACGAGGCCGCGGACGATCTGGTGAGGTCGTACCCAGGCCAACGATTGCAAACGCTGTTCCCCGCCTCGGGCAGCGCCAAGGAGTGGATGGCGCGCGGATTCGTGCGCGGGACTTCCCGGGGCAAGGTCTTCGAGTTTGCCGAGGAAATGGGTGATGAGCCCATCGCGGATCTGTGCGTGATGGTGGATCGATTGAAGGCGGAGCCTCGCATGGCCTCCCGGTTGTCGGAATCCGTCGCGATCGCCTACCGGCACGGCGATGGGGTGTGCCAGGTGGAGGTGTTCCAGATGGATGGCACCTCGCAGCGTCTCGATTTTTCCAACGTCCCTCGGTGTCCGGTCAGCGGACTTCGCTCGATCCGTCCCGTGCCGGGGCTGTTTTCGCCGCGTGCGGCACAGGGGGCTTGTCCGGCGTGCAGCGGATCCGGAGGGGAGGATGGCGATTGTCCATCCTGCCATGGCAGCGGTCTGCGCGAGGAGTCGCGGTGGTTCCGACTGAGTGGACTGTCCTTGGACGCTCTTTGCGACCTTCCTGTTTCCGAGGGATTGGAGGTCGTGGGTGGGAGCGATTGGAGCGCGTTGCTGGAAGGGCCTTGCCGCGAATTGGTGGCGGAGGTGCGCTCGCGTTTCGCTTCCCTGGCCTCGCTCGGCCTGGGCTATCTGCCGCTTTCCCGGCGCACGGGGACGCTTTCGGAAGGGGAAGAGCGACGAGCCCGACTTTCCGCGTTGGTGGGTTCCCCGTTGTCGGGATTGACCTACATCCTGGACGAACCTGCCACGGGATTGCATCCCCGCGACGTTCCTCGTGTCCACGCCCTGCTGCGAAGCCTGTGCGAAGGCGGCGCCACCCTGGTGGTGGTGGAGCACGACCTGGCCTCCTTGGATGCCTGCGACCACGTGCTGGAGACTGGCCCGGGAGCCGGTTTCGCCGGTGGAAATCTGGTGTACCAGGGATCTCCCACCGGATTGCTTTCCGCCGACACGCCCTGTGGACGCTGGCTTTCCGGGCGCGATCGCTTGCCGCCTCGCGCGCCTCGCGTCGGCGACGGGGGAATCGTGCTGCGCGGATGCTTTGGACGGAATCTGTCCATCCCGGAGGTGCGGATCCCCATGGGCGTGCTGGTGGCGGTCACGGGGGTTTCCGGAGCGGGCAAGAGCAGCCTGCTCCAGGATACGCTGGTTCCGGCCTTGGCGCGCCACCTGGGCGGGGGCCAGGCAGGTCTTGCCTTGGAAGGAATCCAGGTCTTCGGGACCATCGACGAGGTCAGAGCGGTGGATGTGGGAGGGGAATGGGTCCGCTCGCCGCGCTCCACCGTGGCCACGCTTTCCGGGATGCTGGACGATTTGCGCGCCCTGTTCGCCTCGCTTCCCGAATCCAAGGCCAGAGGCTGGAACGCGACGCGATTCTCGCCCAACGCCAAGGGAGGCCGGTGCGAGAGATGCGAGGGGCTTGGCGAGGAACGGGTGCGTCTGCATCTGCTTCCGGACGCATGGGTTCCATGCGCGCGCTGCCAAGGGGCGAGGTTCGAACCGTCCACTCTGGAAGTTCGCTGGAAGGGGTTGTCCATCGCCGAGGTGCTGGATCTTTCCCTGGAAGCGGCTTGTGCCCTGTTCGCGAACCACCCCAAGCTCGGACCGCTGTTGACAAGACTTGTCCAGGCGGGATTGGGGCATCTGTCCGGAGGGCGCCGCGCACAGGGGCTTTCCGGTGGCGAGGCGTTGCGATTGCGGCTGGCCTCGGCGGTTGCCGGAGGGTTGCGCAAACGGGTGCTGTGGGTGCTCGACGAACCCAGCCGCGGCCTGCATCCGCGCGACACCATCGCCCTCTTGACCGTTCTGGACGGATTGGTCGCCACGGGCCACGGGGTCGTGTTTTCCACCCACGATTCGTTCCTCGCCTCCCGGGCCGATCATCTCCTGGAGCTGGGGCCGAAAGCCGCCAAGGAAGGCGGAAAACTGCTGTTTTCCGGTCCGCCTCAGGGAATCGTCGGGCTCGACTGTCCCTCTTCGGAAGCGATTTCGCGCGAACTTTCCTGAACGGGATCGGGAAGTCTCTGCAGGCGAATCAGGCTGATGCGATTGCCTTCCATCTCCAGCACGGTGAATTCCCAACGCCCCCAATCGTGGGGAACGCCGATTTCGGGGATGCTGCCGGCCAAGGCCAGCACCAGGCCGGCCAAGGTGTCGGCTTCCATGCCGTCTTCGGGGTGGGGCAGAGGCGGGTGCTCGCGCCCGATCCCCTGGGCGACCGTTTCCTGTCTGGCGTCCCCGCGAACCAGAAATTGTCCTCCGCCGACGGAACGCACCATCGGGGTCTCGTCGTCGGTCTCGTCGTGGATCTCCCCGACGATCTCTTCCAGCACATCTTCCAGGGTCGCGATCCCGCTGACGGCGCCGTGTTCGTCGACCACCACCGCGAACATGCTCTGCCTGGTGCGCAAGGTGCGCAGAAGGTCGGATACGAGCTGGGTTTCCGGAACGTGCACGACCTCCCGCAGATGCTGGGAAAGGTTCCACTCGTCGGAGGGCCCCACCAGGTCCTTGGCATGCAGGATTCCCACCACGTGGTCCAGCCCGCCATCATGGACGGGCACACGCGAGTATCTCGATTCGCGCAGGACCGCCAGGGTCTCCTCGCGGGTCGCCGAAAACGGAAGGGAGACCACGCTGAGGCGCGGGGTGAGGATTTCCCGGACCCGTGTCTCGCCCAGATCCAACGCCGCCCGGATGATCTGCTGCTCCACCTGGACTTCCTGGCTCTGGGAGGATTCGGCGAGTTTCGCGCGTTCGTGCTCGGTGAGAAAATCGAAGCGACCGTCCCAGCCAAGTTTTTTTTCCAGAAGCCGACGCAGATGGACGACCGGCAGCGCGGCAGGCAGGAAAAAGGGCGCGAGCAGGCCTTGGAGCCAGAGCGAAGTGGAGAGAAGGGCTTCCGCCCGCATCCGAGCGGCCAAGCGAGGGAAGAAGTCGCCGAGCAGGTAAAGCAGCAACAACAGCGCAAGCCCGGAGGCGATCGCGGGAATCCAACCGGGTCGGCCATCCGGGAACAGCGCGTTCCAGCCTCCCAGCACGAACAGGAGCGTTCCGAGGGAGCGACCCAGGGACACGGTCACGGGAAAAGCGGCGGATTCCAGATGTGCGCGGGTTTTCAGTTCGATGGCCGCCCAGCCATCCGGGGAGCGCCAACCGGGACGCTGGAACAATCCGAAGATCGATCGGACCGTGGAAAAATGAGCGGACAGCACGATTCCCGCAAACAATGTGGCCAGCGAGAGGATCATCGCTTCTGCACCGTGGCCACGTACTTGAGCTCCAACGCCCGCATGCGCACGCGTTCCGGAGTGGTTCCATGGTCGAACCCGCAAAGGTGCAGGCAGCCGTGCACCACCAGCCGCCGCAATTCCGCCGCGAAGCTGTGCTTGTAGCGAACGGCTTGGCTCTGGGCCAGGAGGGGATCGATGTAGAGCTCGCCGAACAGTTCCGGTTCGCCGTAGTGGAAGGACAACACGTCGGTGGTGCGATCGAGTCCGCGCCAGGTGAGGTTGAGAGCGCGTTGGGCCGCAGGAGATTGGAAGACGATGTCCACGGTGCCGGACGCCCCTTCTCCCACAAGGACGGATCGGGCGACCTGCCGCAAGTCGGTGAGATCGGGGATCTGGAATTCCTTGGCCCCGTGGAAGACAATGGTGGTTTTCATCTTGACTCGAAAAACTACGTTCCGTTCCACTGTGTTGTTCCTAGTCCGTATTCTGCCCAGGGTCGCTTGCTCCCGAGCTTTCGGGAAGCTAGCCTCCATTTCCCATCCACGTTGGTTCGCGCGGCTGTCGATCGCGGTCTTTCATCGGGCGTTCCCGAAGATCGACCTGTCGGAAGCCTTGGATCCGTCCCGATCCTCCTACGCGAGCCTGCAGGCCTTTTTCACCAGGCGTCTCAAGCCTGGCATGCGGCCGGTGGAGCCGGGATTGCTGTCGGCGCCGTCGGATGGCGTGTTCGGTCAGTCCGGCCCCATCCAGTCGGACACCGTCTTGCAGGCCAAGGGTGTGCCCTACTCGGTAGCGCAGTTCCTGCAAGATCCGGCGCTGGCCGCCGAACTGGAGGGGGGAGCCTTCTCCACCATCTACTTGGCGCCTTGGAACTACCACCGCGTGCACCATGGGTTTTCCGGTGTCTTGGAAGCTTGCCGCCACATTCCCGGCGATCTGTGGCCGGTCCATCGCGCGGCGGTGGAAGGCATTCCGGGGCTGTTCGTGGCCAACGAACGGGCCTGGGTGGCCGTCCGTTCGGAAGAAGGGCTCGCGGTCGCCGTGATGGTGGGCGCCTACAATGTCGGGTCCATTCGGCTTACGGCCAATCCAGAATTGGGCCGCACCGTCCAAGGCGCATGGAAACCAACCTCGCCTTCCAATGTGCAGGCGGGTGACGAACTGGGCATTTTCGAGATGGGCTCCACCGTGGTGCTCTTGACGAGCAAATCGCTTCGCGAGAAATCCGGTGGCGCGGCCTTTCCCGAAACCGGTCGTAGCGTCCGTTGCGGGATGGGGATGGCTTTCCCGAGGTGAGCCGGGGCCTCGTCCAGGCCTTGTCCCGTTGCCGGGAATTGTTCGGAAGCCGCAAGGACCCTCGTCTGGCCGTTTGGGAGCCGTTTCCGCCGCCGCTGCAACCCAGAGCCGCGCTCCTGGCGACCGTTCTTGGACAGGATCTGACCATCGCCGGGCTTGCCCGGCTTTTGCTGGAACTGCGCCGCGCGCTGGGCGACGAGCGCCTCCTGGGAATGGCTCCGTGCACCCGGGTCTCGCTGGGGCGCGCCTGCGGGGAGCGCACTTGGCTGGTCGATTGGCCTCATCGCGCCAGCCTGG
This DNA window, taken from Fibrobacterota bacterium, encodes the following:
- the argF gene encoding ornithine carbamoyltransferase, with the translated sequence MNKDLIDLLPWGEQAVLELIEDAATQKHLLKTRGPDTEFAGRTAALYFEKPSLRTRVTFEVAMNQKGGSALMLDAGTIGIGKRESLEDVARNLERWLDVLVCRTFSHKLVEELARLAKIPVINALTDVSHPCQAIAFAQTAIEHRAKLDGLTLVFVGDGNNVARSLAELAALTGMNFTLACPGGFELPADFVSQVQPFFARRDRRFVQSNDPKTAVAGADFLYGDVWVSMGQEGEKDAKTSHFLPFQINASLLDAAGSQALVTHCLPAHRGEEITDDVMDGPKAVCFDEAENRLHAQKAVLRRLFRATGRL
- the ybeY gene encoding rRNA maturation RNase YbeY — its product is MKTTIVFHGAKEFQIPDLTDLRQVARSVLVGEGASGTVDIVFQSPAAQRALNLTWRGLDRTTDVLSFHYGEPELFGELYIDPLLAQSQAVRYKHSFAAELRRLVVHGCLHLCGFDHGTTPERVRMRALELKYVATVQKR
- a CDS encoding HlyC/CorC family transporter, translated to MILSLATLFAGIVLSAHFSTVRSIFGLFQRPGWRSPDGWAAIELKTRAHLESAAFPVTVSLGRSLGTLLFVLGGWNALFPDGRPGWIPAIASGLALLLLLYLLGDFFPRLAARMRAEALLSTSLWLQGLLAPFFLPAALPVVHLRRLLEKKLGWDGRFDFLTEHERAKLAESSQSQEVQVEQQIIRAALDLGETRVREILTPRLSVVSLPFSATREETLAVLRESRYSRVPVHDGGLDHVVGILHAKDLVGPSDEWNLSQHLREVVHVPETQLVSDLLRTLRTRQSMFAVVVDEHGAVSGIATLEDVLEEIVGEIHDETDDETPMVRSVGGGQFLVRGDARQETVAQGIGREHPPLPHPEDGMEADTLAGLVLALAGSIPEIGVPHDWGRWEFTVLEMEGNRISLIRLQRLPDPVQESSREIASEEGQSSPTIP
- a CDS encoding AAA family ATPase, translated to MPIARIATGIEGLDRMTGGGFVERSANLVEGAPGTGKTTLGLQFLVRGIEERGEAGLYITFEEFPAQLYADARRMGWDLERYESEGKLRILFTTPTDLLAGMEDMDGSIERVIEELSIRRVVVDSLSHFEFLTDDPFQLRDIEFRLVSAFKREGCTSVFLRENGNILGDTNSQSRSPFVVDSFIILRYVELDSAVSKAMLVLKMRGSSHATDIRRYRIAQGGIVVEEKFLGQEGILGGAPRKSRADAFVEAFGKKR
- a CDS encoding response regulator — translated: MARILVIDDEEDMANVIRLVLETDGHTVQTELDPARAVVAAQEFSPELVLMDLVMPGMDGHQVFRALREVPALNAVPFAFLTSRDRSIDLMVGIHVLGASDFITKPFDRVDLLARVRKLLGK
- the psd gene encoding phosphatidylserine decarboxylase (Phosphatidylserine decarboxylase is synthesized as a single chain precursor. Generation of the pyruvoyl active site from a Ser is coupled to cleavage of a Gly-Ser bond between the larger (beta) and smaller (alpha chains). It is an integral membrane protein.), with the translated sequence MTRKTTFRSTVLFLVRILPRVACSRAFGKLASISHPRWFARLSIAVFHRAFPKIDLSEALDPSRSSYASLQAFFTRRLKPGMRPVEPGLLSAPSDGVFGQSGPIQSDTVLQAKGVPYSVAQFLQDPALAAELEGGAFSTIYLAPWNYHRVHHGFSGVLEACRHIPGDLWPVHRAAVEGIPGLFVANERAWVAVRSEEGLAVAVMVGAYNVGSIRLTANPELGRTVQGAWKPTSPSNVQAGDELGIFEMGSTVVLLTSKSLREKSGGAAFPETGRSVRCGMGMAFPR